From the genome of Hymenobacter gelipurpurascens:
CAATGTGCCAGCAACGGGTTTCCGGGTGAGCGTTTGTAGCGGCTAGTACCGCATGGGCCTAGGCCTGCTTCTCTTGTAGCTTCTGCAGTTCCTTGTAGGTTTTCTGCGACTGCTCGTACTGGCGCTCCACTTCCTGGCGAATGCCGCCGCTGATGGATTGGTCGGCCAGAGCTTCCTGATAGGCTTTCAGGGCCCACTCTTCGCCGTAGATGTTGGAGCCGAGGATGGCTTTTTCATCGGAGCCGGTGATGGCGGCTTTGGCATCCATCCAGCCACGGTAGAGCTTGCCTTTTACCGTGGTGCTGGTTTGCCGCTTGCCACCCTGCTCGCGTAGGTAGCCATTTAGCTCGTTGGCAAACTGCTGGCTCTGGCTTACTAGCTGCTTGTAGAAGCCGCTGAGTGCCGGGTCCTGGCTTTCGGTTACGGCGCGGCGGTAGCCTTCTATGCGGTCATTCACGAAGTAGAGCAGTTCATGCAAAGCATCGGCCTTCTGGCCACTGCCTGCCTTGCCCGATTTTCCGCTGCGCAGTAATGAGCCAACACCCAGTACGAGCAGGGCACCACCCACCACTTTTTGGGTGGTGCTCAGGCGGCCTATCATGTCGCCCATGCTGCCCTGGTTAAGCCATTTGGTGGCCTTTTCGGTGAACGAATCTTCTGAGTTGTTAGGGCTATCGGTAGAGAAGGAACGGTAAGCGCTTGGTTGGTTGCTATTCGTGCCGGTTTTTTGCGAGTTCTGGTTCATGATCAGGGAAATAATAGGATGATAGACTATCTGAGAATACGGTATTCTATATCAATGAGTTGAATGTTCTTTCCACTTGCGCTATGAAAGATCAGCCATTACTGACGGGTCGACTGAGCTTTGCTAGGCGCATTCGGCCCCTAAAGAGCCTCAGCAGCTTTGCGCCTTTTGGTAATGGTTTCCCTGCATCAGTCATGACCGTGGCCGTTGTATCTTGCAGCCTTTTACTGGCTATATGATTTCTTCTTTGTTGCGCAATTCGCTGGGCCGTTTGCGGGTAGTAGGGTTTCTGGAAGGCGTTTCGTTTCTGGTGTTGCTGGGCATTGCCATGCCGCTGAAGTATCTGGCGGGCCAGCCGGAAGCGGTGCGCATAGTAGGAATGGCCCACGGTGTATTGTTTGTGCTCTATGTGCTGCTCGTGATTCAGGCCGGCATTGGGCACAGCTGGTCGTGGCGGAAGATGCTGCTGGCGCTGGTGGTTTCGGTGGTGCCGCTCGGGACCTTCTGGGCCGACAAGAAGCTGTTCCGGGAGTAGCAGCACCAGCCGGCTGGCGGCACAGCTCCGGCGGGCCTCGAAGCTAGCTGACCAAAGTGGCCTAGCGGGCATGACGCCGGTCATGTTGAAGCCCCCGGGGGTGGCCTAGCTTTGGGTTAATCATCTACCCAAAGCACCATGTCTGTTACCTCCACTTCTTTTCGCAGCGGCAGTTTGCTTGCTGGCGGCCACACGCCCCTTGGAGAAACCAAAGCCCAGGTTTTGCTCGAAAAAAACGGGCAAAAAGTCATCTTCAAAACCTTCAGGCAGGGCGAAGTAATGCCCACGCACGATGCCCCCATGGATGTGCTGGTAACCGTATTAGCGGGCCGCCTGATCATCACGGTAGACGGCACTCCCACTGAAGTAGAAGCCGGAGACTACGTCATTATTCCGGCTGGTGCGCCTCATGCCTTATCGTGCCGGGAGCCAGCCCGAATCCTGATTTACCGGTAGTTTCGGTATTCGCTTTTTTAGAAGAGCCTTCCTTTGGGAAGGCTTTTTTTATGCCTGAGTAGAGCCGGGAGAAACTACGTAATGCGGCGGTTACGGCTTCTAGCACTTGTCTTTACTAGGCCAGTCTGCGTGAGTTGTTAGTAATATTCCTGGAGGATATAACTACGATTAACTCCACTATATAGCACTATAAAAAATCCGTGCGCTTGGAGTGACCTGAGCATCTGGGTAAACATATATTTTCAGGAAATATTTCTACTATTTTCTATACCTAGAAGATGGCTTAGGAGCGTTTAACCGATGATTTATGCTTTTCAATAAGCCTGGTTTTTCTATATAGCAATAATTGCACTATTGCATTATTGCATAGACATACCTACCTTTTGTTAACAATTTGGAAATACTGCCGTCCTATAAATGCCGTAGTTTTGCCATTCTGTTAGGCTTACTGTTCTGCTCGGAACTTGTTTTCATCATTTCACGCTTGCTGGTGTATGCCCAAATCTTTACGACGTGCTTTGCACTGTTGGTTGCTTTTGCCGTGTCTGGCCCTACAACCGTTTTTGGCCTCGGCCAACTCGCAGGAAAACTTTGATACTGGCAGCAAGCCAGATTACCCCACCGGCACAGTAGCCCTACCCTCAGGCAGCTGGATTCTCAACGATGCCTTGCTGGGCACCGCCGATGCCGACCACAAAAATGGCCCTCAGGCGGTACGGTTGCAGCGCAATGGC
Proteins encoded in this window:
- a CDS encoding ferritin-like domain-containing protein codes for the protein MNQNSQKTGTNSNQPSAYRSFSTDSPNNSEDSFTEKATKWLNQGSMGDMIGRLSTTQKVVGGALLVLGVGSLLRSGKSGKAGSGQKADALHELLYFVNDRIEGYRRAVTESQDPALSGFYKQLVSQSQQFANELNGYLREQGGKRQTSTTVKGKLYRGWMDAKAAITGSDEKAILGSNIYGEEWALKAYQEALADQSISGGIRQEVERQYEQSQKTYKELQKLQEKQA
- a CDS encoding DUF3817 domain-containing protein — translated: MISSLLRNSLGRLRVVGFLEGVSFLVLLGIAMPLKYLAGQPEAVRIVGMAHGVLFVLYVLLVIQAGIGHSWSWRKMLLALVVSVVPLGTFWADKKLFRE
- a CDS encoding cupin domain-containing protein; its protein translation is MSVTSTSFRSGSLLAGGHTPLGETKAQVLLEKNGQKVIFKTFRQGEVMPTHDAPMDVLVTVLAGRLIITVDGTPTEVEAGDYVIIPAGAPHALSCREPARILIYR